From one Dyella sp. 2HG41-7 genomic stretch:
- a CDS encoding DoxX family protein, whose protein sequence is MSKISWRQALPFALATFFVVGSLSNVVAPGSIYEEYLKWGYPRWFHFVTGALEFTAAVLLFRVPSRLLGSALGCTVMLAALATVIVHGEYAHAVPPLVAAALSLVVGRMSWRKRIALPSH, encoded by the coding sequence ATGTCCAAAATATCTTGGCGCCAAGCCCTGCCTTTTGCTCTTGCCACATTCTTCGTCGTGGGTTCACTCAGCAACGTCGTCGCCCCGGGTTCCATCTACGAGGAATACCTGAAATGGGGTTACCCGCGTTGGTTCCATTTCGTGACGGGCGCGCTGGAGTTCACGGCTGCTGTTTTGCTTTTCCGAGTCCCGAGTCGTCTGTTAGGTTCGGCGCTCGGCTGCACTGTCATGCTTGCCGCACTCGCGACCGTCATCGTCCACGGCGAATACGCGCATGCAGTGCCGCCACTTGTCGCAGCGGCGTTGTCACTTGTGGTCGGCAGGATGAGTTGGCGCAAGCGGATAGCGTTACCGTCCCATTAG
- a CDS encoding dihydrofolate reductase family protein → MAKLVFELNQSLDGYVDHMQLGPPSPALALHFLERVRSLTGMVFGRNMYEIMRYWDEDQPDWDAGDHDFAAIWRSKPKWVVSSSLTSVGPQATLVANDLEAKVRKLKAEQPGEIAVGGPDLARSLGDLGLVDEYRLYIQPVVLGHGTPFFAGPRSRLRLVASDVMGDDVIRLTYAPA, encoded by the coding sequence ATGGCGAAGCTCGTATTCGAATTGAACCAGTCGCTGGATGGCTACGTCGACCACATGCAATTGGGGCCGCCCAGCCCGGCGCTCGCGCTTCACTTCCTTGAGCGCGTACGTAGCCTGACGGGCATGGTGTTCGGTCGCAATATGTACGAGATCATGCGCTATTGGGACGAAGACCAGCCCGACTGGGACGCGGGAGACCACGACTTCGCCGCGATATGGCGCAGCAAACCGAAGTGGGTCGTGTCGAGCTCGCTGACGTCGGTCGGCCCCCAAGCCACCCTAGTCGCCAATGACCTGGAAGCGAAGGTCCGAAAACTGAAGGCCGAGCAGCCAGGGGAGATCGCAGTCGGCGGACCCGACTTGGCGCGAAGCCTGGGCGACCTTGGCCTGGTCGATGAATATCGCCTCTACATTCAGCCCGTGGTGCTTGGACACGGCACACCCTTTTTCGCCGGCCCGCGATCGCGGCTCCGCCTCGTCGCCAGCGATGTGATGGGCGACGACGTGATCAGGCTGACGTACGCACCGGCTTAA
- a CDS encoding LysR substrate-binding domain-containing protein — translation MFLTVAERQGFRAAARHLGITPSAVSQGIRSLEERVGAPLFSRTTRSVRLTEAGERLLAHARPAVDMLTAGLDAASNLGGQITGRLRINVPRPTLPLLVNRLLPDFLDAHPNVELELVGEDRPIDIVEEGFDAGIRLGNFVQIDMVAMWLTPPERFVVVGSPALFQKYGRPASPNDLQNFRCILLRQSVRVLDHWQFIVDGKRITVGVEGPLIINDIEACIRSALRGVGLFQLPHSLVMSHLERGDLETVLEPYYEEVPGLSLYYPSRSQSLPKLRAFVDFATQRMRREFKPDDYLPNPASYK, via the coding sequence ATGTTTCTGACCGTGGCGGAGCGCCAAGGCTTCCGAGCGGCGGCACGGCACCTCGGCATCACACCGTCCGCAGTCAGCCAGGGGATACGCAGCCTTGAGGAACGCGTAGGCGCGCCACTCTTTTCCCGTACGACCCGAAGCGTCAGGCTGACCGAAGCGGGCGAACGTCTGCTGGCCCATGCTCGCCCCGCCGTCGACATGCTCACGGCAGGGCTGGACGCCGCGAGCAATTTGGGTGGCCAGATCACCGGCCGACTGCGCATCAATGTGCCCCGGCCAACGTTGCCACTGCTGGTGAATCGTTTGCTGCCCGACTTTCTCGACGCCCACCCAAACGTCGAACTCGAATTGGTGGGCGAGGATCGACCGATCGACATCGTCGAAGAAGGTTTCGATGCAGGCATACGTCTTGGAAATTTCGTGCAGATCGACATGGTCGCGATGTGGCTGACACCACCCGAGCGCTTCGTTGTCGTCGGCTCCCCGGCGCTATTTCAAAAGTATGGCCGGCCAGCGTCGCCGAATGATCTGCAGAACTTCCGTTGCATCCTGCTCCGTCAGTCCGTGCGAGTCCTCGATCATTGGCAATTTATCGTCGACGGTAAGCGCATCACGGTGGGTGTCGAGGGGCCCCTTATCATCAACGACATCGAGGCGTGCATTCGCTCAGCACTGAGGGGCGTTGGGCTCTTTCAGCTGCCGCATTCGCTCGTGATGTCGCATCTTGAACGTGGAGATCTTGAGACTGTGCTCGAACCTTATTATGAAGAGGTTCCCGGTCTTTCCCTTTACTATCCAAGCCGAAGTCAGTCACTGCCAAAACTTCGCGCCTTTGTCGATTTCGCCACGCAGCGAATGCGAAGGGAGTTCAAGCCGGACGATTACCTGCCGAACCCCGCGTCCTACAAATAG
- a CDS encoding MarR family transcriptional regulator has product MSPAPAPNASVETAVSELTAAVSQLLRRLRTHANPNELNLSQLGTLARLDQFGAMTTADLARAESMKPQSMGTILASLEQEGLVERQPHPTDGRQILFALTAAGAQMRRQRGLAKREWLIAAMTKLEPTELKTIIDAIPLIKHLGES; this is encoded by the coding sequence ATGTCTCCTGCCCCCGCACCGAATGCGTCCGTTGAAACCGCCGTCAGCGAACTCACGGCGGCCGTCAGCCAGCTTTTGCGGCGCCTGCGCACGCACGCCAATCCGAACGAACTCAACCTCTCGCAGCTCGGCACCCTCGCGCGACTCGATCAATTCGGCGCGATGACCACCGCGGATCTGGCCCGCGCCGAGTCGATGAAGCCGCAATCGATGGGCACCATTCTCGCGAGCCTGGAACAAGAAGGCTTGGTGGAACGACAGCCGCATCCCACCGACGGTCGACAGATTCTTTTCGCGCTCACCGCCGCGGGTGCACAGATGCGCCGCCAACGCGGCCTCGCCAAGCGCGAATGGTTGATTGCGGCGATGACGAAGCTGGAGCCCACAGAGCTCAAGACCATCATCGATGCGATTCCGTTGATCAAACATTTGGGCGAGTCGTAG
- a CDS encoding NmrA family NAD(P)-binding protein: protein MFLVMGITGKVGGATATHLLAQGKKVRALVRDRAKAASWADQGAELVEGDWNDAASIKRALTGVDGAFVMLPPIWAPSPDFREAKGVIANYVEALTHVSVPRVVALSSMGANRASGMGLITALSLMEQSFRDLNLPIAYVRAGGFFENFLYGLHAGQGGTLPVFYNPTDRKSTMVATDDIGAEIATLLSGPAWDGHRTIELGSMVSADDVAAQLSEVMKLDVKAVAIPRAGWPGAFEQFGVPSGLSGPAETMYDAVNAGAMDIGVEDTEHVSGATSARDVFAAAQMAGVA from the coding sequence ATGTTTTTGGTGATGGGAATTACGGGAAAAGTTGGCGGTGCGACCGCAACTCATTTGCTGGCGCAAGGCAAGAAGGTACGCGCTCTGGTCCGTGACCGCGCGAAGGCGGCAAGCTGGGCTGACCAAGGCGCCGAACTGGTTGAAGGCGACTGGAACGACGCGGCCTCCATCAAGCGGGCGCTTACGGGCGTCGATGGCGCATTTGTCATGTTGCCTCCCATCTGGGCCCCCTCGCCGGATTTCAGGGAAGCCAAGGGCGTCATCGCGAACTATGTCGAGGCGCTCACCCACGTGTCGGTGCCGCGGGTCGTCGCGCTTTCGTCGATGGGCGCGAACAGAGCCAGCGGGATGGGATTGATCACGGCGCTGTCGCTTATGGAGCAGAGTTTTCGCGACCTGAACTTGCCGATCGCCTATGTGCGCGCCGGCGGGTTTTTCGAAAACTTCCTTTATGGCCTGCACGCCGGTCAGGGCGGCACGTTGCCCGTCTTCTACAACCCGACAGATCGGAAATCGACCATGGTCGCGACCGACGACATCGGCGCCGAAATCGCAACACTTCTAAGCGGACCGGCTTGGGATGGGCATCGCACCATCGAACTCGGCTCCATGGTCAGCGCAGATGACGTCGCGGCACAGTTAAGTGAAGTGATGAAGCTCGACGTTAAAGCCGTTGCGATTCCGCGGGCTGGTTGGCCGGGAGCGTTTGAGCAGTTCGGCGTTCCGAGCGGCCTATCTGGTCCTGCCGAAACCATGTATGACGCCGTGAACGCCGGAGCCATGGACATCGGGGTTGAGGACACGGAGCACGTCTCGGGCGCAACGTCGGCTCGCGATGTTTTCGCAGCGGCCCAAATGGCCGGTGTCGCGTAG
- a CDS encoding NADPH-dependent F420 reductase — MPRTPGRRGRNWIVRGTNLNTNRNVNMNYAIVGFGAVGQALARMFARKGIEVTVASRHPPEALAPQANAIGSTIVPKMLKDALDADIVLLAVRYEQHPEVAKERESWEGKIVIDVMNTLDDLGGVPSSAVVARALPGAQLVKAFNHLPARVLAQDPAVNDGRRVVFLSSDDESATATVADLVERLGYAPVNLGKIAEGGQLVQARDGTWGPLVFQDLFKKAQ, encoded by the coding sequence GTGCCTCGCACTCCGGGAAGACGCGGTCGCAACTGGATCGTTCGTGGCACCAACCTCAACACGAATCGGAACGTCAACATGAATTACGCAATCGTAGGTTTCGGCGCGGTTGGTCAGGCGCTAGCACGTATGTTCGCTCGCAAAGGCATCGAAGTGACAGTCGCAAGCAGGCATCCGCCTGAAGCGCTAGCGCCGCAGGCAAACGCGATCGGTTCGACGATCGTTCCCAAGATGTTGAAGGATGCGCTCGACGCCGACATCGTTCTACTGGCTGTCCGGTACGAGCAGCACCCGGAGGTCGCAAAGGAACGGGAAAGCTGGGAAGGCAAAATCGTGATCGATGTGATGAACACGCTGGATGATTTGGGTGGCGTCCCTTCCTCCGCGGTCGTAGCTCGTGCCCTGCCCGGTGCGCAGTTGGTGAAGGCGTTTAACCATCTACCTGCCCGCGTGCTTGCACAAGACCCGGCCGTCAACGATGGACGACGGGTGGTCTTTCTATCGAGCGACGATGAAAGCGCGACCGCAACGGTCGCCGACCTGGTCGAGCGACTCGGCTATGCGCCGGTCAATCTCGGCAAGATCGCGGAGGGCGGTCAGCTCGTGCAGGCGCGGGATGGGACTTGGGGGCCACTGGTCTTCCAGGACCTGTTCAAGAAGGCGCAGTGA
- the ntrC gene encoding nitrogen regulation protein NR(I), translating into MAKSNDRAGIWIIDDDRGVRFVLAEALRDADLDVREFEDAASARKALRDTTPALVITDVRMPGEGGLALLDELRAQNIGPVIVMSAYTDVATTAAAYRAGAVDYLAKPFDLDQALASVQRALADAPHAEIAPAVAATAAHALLGESVQMREVFRLIGRVAASDLNALVTGETGTGKELVARALHEESARRGKPFVALNTAAIPSELLESELFGHEAGAFTGATRRVSGRFEQAEGGTLFLDEIGDMPLILQTRLLRVLAGGEFYRVGGRELIRCNVRIIAATHQDLDARVAAGQFRADLKHRLDVVRIELPPLRQRRSDIPQLAQHFLASAVQELKLPPKRFSKAALKAILQRDFPGNVRELENLCRRLSVIAAGSEILPTDLGKSIDTQRGDWTDALRDWADRALEHGEADIHTRAREALDRVLMEAALAANDGHRQHAAAALGVGRNTLTRKLGASRARRKT; encoded by the coding sequence ATGGCTAAATCGAATGATCGAGCCGGCATCTGGATTATCGACGACGATCGCGGCGTGCGCTTTGTATTGGCCGAAGCATTACGCGATGCCGATTTGGACGTGCGCGAATTCGAAGATGCCGCCAGTGCGCGCAAAGCATTGCGCGATACGACGCCGGCGCTAGTGATTACCGATGTACGCATGCCTGGCGAAGGTGGCTTGGCGCTGCTCGACGAATTGCGCGCGCAAAACATCGGTCCCGTGATCGTGATGAGCGCCTATACCGATGTGGCGACCACCGCCGCCGCGTATCGCGCCGGCGCGGTGGATTATCTTGCCAAGCCGTTCGATCTGGATCAGGCGCTCGCTTCTGTGCAGCGTGCGTTGGCGGATGCGCCGCATGCGGAGATTGCGCCTGCCGTCGCCGCCACGGCAGCGCACGCGCTGCTTGGCGAAAGCGTGCAGATGCGCGAGGTGTTTCGGCTGATCGGTCGCGTGGCCGCCAGTGACCTCAACGCGCTGGTCACCGGCGAAACCGGCACCGGCAAAGAATTAGTGGCGCGCGCGCTGCATGAAGAAAGCGCGCGGCGCGGCAAACCTTTTGTTGCATTGAATACCGCGGCGATTCCGAGCGAATTGCTGGAAAGCGAATTGTTCGGCCATGAAGCCGGCGCGTTCACGGGTGCGACGCGGCGTGTTTCGGGCCGCTTCGAGCAGGCGGAAGGCGGCACGCTGTTTCTCGACGAAATCGGCGATATGCCGCTAATTCTGCAGACACGTCTGCTGCGTGTATTGGCTGGCGGCGAATTCTATCGCGTCGGCGGGCGCGAGTTGATTCGCTGCAACGTGCGCATCATCGCGGCCACGCACCAGGATTTGGATGCGCGCGTGGCGGCGGGGCAGTTTCGCGCCGACCTGAAGCATCGTCTCGACGTGGTGCGGATCGAACTGCCGCCATTGCGGCAACGACGCAGCGATATTCCGCAACTGGCGCAACACTTTCTCGCCAGCGCCGTGCAAGAACTCAAGCTTCCGCCCAAGCGTTTTTCCAAGGCGGCGCTCAAGGCGATTTTGCAGCGCGATTTTCCGGGCAACGTGCGCGAGCTGGAAAATCTCTGTCGACGTCTGTCGGTGATCGCTGCCGGTTCGGAAATTCTGCCGACCGATCTGGGTAAATCCATCGATACGCAGCGCGGCGATTGGACGGATGCGCTGCGCGACTGGGCCGATCGCGCGCTGGAGCATGGCGAGGCGGATATCCACACGCGCGCACGCGAGGCGTTGGATCGCGTATTAATGGAGGCGGCGTTGGCTGCCAACGATGGTCATCGTCAGCATGCCGCGGCGGCACTGGGCGTCGGACGCAATACGCTTACTCGCAAGCTGGGCGCCTCGCGCGCGCGGCGCAAAACTTGA
- a CDS encoding alpha/beta hydrolase yields MSTICRAWVAVILGVASMHAASGATACSATGSTFQAESISYHRQFVPVADGVRLEVLDWGGTGRPLVLLSGLGNTAHVFDSIAPELAHHFHVYGITRRGFGASSVPKSGYGANRLADDVMAVVKALDIHRPILAGHSIAGEELSAIGAHYQDKIAGLIYLDAAHEYAIYDQERGAYLPDLSHLATQISRIHDDPTDKSQMTKLLNEVSALQRSLGSELAAIATDDASTAGAGPSGPTPEDLASFPAFRCFVSAQLGGVIPEDEIRQTFAASVTGGVGKQKAPAFVYNAILEGEERFHAPDVPILSIVPVPRASDLPVGSDAAKRQAADAMHTRVQEQEIATLQRQQPSAKIVRIPHGHHFVFLSNPADVVSAMTRFGEQLP; encoded by the coding sequence ATGTCGACAATATGCAGGGCGTGGGTAGCAGTCATCCTTGGCGTGGCCTCCATGCATGCGGCTTCAGGGGCCACAGCTTGTTCGGCTACCGGCTCGACTTTCCAGGCGGAAAGCATCAGCTACCACCGGCAATTTGTTCCAGTGGCAGATGGCGTGCGGCTGGAAGTGCTCGATTGGGGCGGAACCGGGCGGCCACTGGTGCTCTTGTCGGGACTTGGCAATACGGCGCATGTGTTCGATTCGATCGCTCCGGAACTTGCGCACCATTTTCACGTTTATGGCATCACCAGACGCGGTTTCGGAGCATCGTCCGTGCCCAAGAGCGGCTATGGCGCGAACCGGTTGGCCGATGACGTCATGGCCGTCGTCAAAGCACTCGACATTCATCGCCCCATCCTCGCCGGTCATTCAATCGCCGGCGAGGAATTAAGCGCGATAGGGGCACATTATCAAGACAAAATTGCTGGATTGATCTACCTTGATGCCGCGCACGAATATGCGATCTACGATCAGGAACGCGGAGCCTATCTTCCTGACTTGAGTCATCTGGCCACGCAGATATCGCGCATACACGATGATCCGACAGACAAGTCGCAGATGACTAAGCTGTTGAATGAAGTCTCTGCGCTGCAACGAAGTCTTGGAAGCGAACTTGCGGCGATAGCCACGGATGACGCAAGCACAGCCGGGGCTGGGCCGTCTGGACCTACGCCCGAAGATCTGGCCAGTTTTCCCGCGTTTCGTTGTTTCGTCTCTGCGCAACTCGGGGGAGTGATTCCTGAAGATGAGATACGTCAGACGTTTGCGGCAAGCGTCACGGGTGGCGTCGGAAAGCAGAAAGCACCGGCGTTCGTTTACAACGCCATCCTTGAAGGCGAAGAGCGCTTCCACGCGCCCGACGTGCCCATACTCTCCATCGTCCCCGTCCCACGTGCGTCAGATCTTCCGGTCGGCAGTGATGCGGCGAAGCGCCAGGCGGCGGATGCGATGCACACTCGAGTGCAGGAGCAAGAGATCGCTACGCTTCAGCGTCAACAACCATCAGCAAAGATCGTGCGGATACCGCACGGCCATCACTTTGTGTTCCTGTCCAATCCCGCTGATGTAGTGAGTGCCATGACCAGGTTTGGAGAGCAGTTACCTTAG
- a CDS encoding ATP-binding protein, with product MSDLQSKSWAEQMSTGLAVVDEGLRVQWINPALAELLGLGLRHAQGQPLIAVLQDVEVAEQAARSLAEQRSVQCRAVLLPGGQGNQRVDVSLQPLEAGTLLVEVHALAETPLAVSPLSATLRGFAHEVKNPLAGLRGAAQLLQRRLDDADMQALAGMVIAEADRLADLANRLLHHDGAPRLGPVNLHQLFDRLGELIRAEPSSPRLRHDYDPSLPDIEGDADRLQQVMLNLARNAIEAGAKTLTLRSRVEHGVRLGERMFRSALRLDVIDDGPGVPAALRETLFEPLVSGRADGTGLGLALSREIAHEHGGELRYVSRPGETVFSLYLPLPPRTGVAATTGRAHG from the coding sequence ATGAGCGACCTGCAGTCCAAAAGCTGGGCGGAACAGATGTCGACCGGTTTGGCGGTGGTCGACGAGGGCTTGCGCGTCCAGTGGATCAATCCGGCGCTGGCGGAATTGTTGGGGCTGGGTTTGCGCCATGCGCAAGGTCAGCCGTTGATCGCGGTGCTGCAGGACGTCGAAGTCGCCGAGCAGGCGGCACGGAGTTTGGCGGAGCAGCGATCGGTGCAATGTCGCGCAGTGTTGTTGCCCGGCGGACAAGGCAATCAACGTGTGGATGTGTCGTTGCAGCCGCTCGAAGCCGGCACGTTGTTGGTGGAAGTGCATGCGCTGGCGGAAACGCCTTTGGCCGTGTCGCCGTTGTCGGCGACGTTGCGTGGTTTTGCGCACGAGGTCAAAAATCCGCTCGCGGGTTTGCGTGGTGCGGCGCAATTGCTGCAGCGTCGGTTGGACGATGCGGATATGCAGGCGCTCGCCGGCATGGTGATCGCAGAGGCGGATCGACTCGCCGATCTGGCGAATCGTTTGCTGCATCACGATGGCGCGCCGCGCTTGGGCCCGGTGAACTTGCATCAATTGTTCGATCGGCTCGGCGAATTGATTCGTGCCGAACCTTCGTCACCACGCTTGCGTCACGACTACGATCCCAGCTTGCCGGACATCGAAGGCGATGCTGATCGTCTGCAGCAGGTGATGCTCAACCTTGCACGCAACGCGATTGAAGCGGGCGCGAAAACATTGACGTTACGCAGCCGCGTCGAACACGGCGTGCGTTTGGGCGAGCGCATGTTTCGTAGCGCGTTGCGCCTGGATGTGATCGACGACGGTCCGGGCGTTCCCGCCGCGTTGCGCGAAACCTTGTTCGAGCCGCTGGTGTCGGGACGTGCGGATGGCACCGGACTGGGCTTGGCGTTGTCGCGGGAAATCGCGCACGAGCATGGCGGCGAATTGCGCTACGTCAGTCGTCCTGGCGAAACCGTGTTTTCTCTCTATTTACCCTTGCCGCCGCGCACCGGCGTCGCGGCAACGACGGGGCGTGCTCATGGCTAA
- a CDS encoding DHA2 family efflux MFS transporter permease subunit — protein MSADAAHHAEAHDRLHPSIWKITAVVVLGSFLAQLDATVANVSLSSLAIELHTGLSTIQWVTSGYLLALTLALPMSGWLVDRFGAKAVYVWCFAAFTFSSALCGLAWSATSLIGFRVFQGISGGLLAPMAQMMMARSAGKHMARVIGYAAVPVLIAPILGPVIAGLILQHASWRWLFLVNFPVGVLALVLAVVFLPHDREQARPRELDWIGLLLLSPGLAMFLYASDRIGERMGLIAMTLSVVLLGLFFWSANRKGDKALVDLQLFKGGVFPVSAVTQFLSNGAMFAGQMLIPIYLIRDCGRSPGDMGWLLAPLGLGMLCTYPMMGMLTSRFGIRNVAAGGALLALIGTLPLVYLAIHTLALSVLAIALFIRGAGQSAVGVPSISAAYASVKRTELPMATTSLNIVQRLGGPTFTTLCATFLGWRLAAEPLHDSPLSAYAWAFVLLCVLHAGTAVTAWRLPKPAL, from the coding sequence ATGAGTGCGGATGCCGCCCATCACGCGGAAGCACACGACCGCCTCCATCCTTCCATTTGGAAAATCACCGCGGTCGTCGTGCTGGGATCGTTCCTTGCGCAGCTCGATGCGACTGTTGCCAATGTGTCGCTTTCCAGCCTCGCCATCGAATTGCACACGGGTCTTTCGACGATTCAGTGGGTGACGAGCGGTTACCTGTTGGCGTTGACGCTGGCGTTGCCAATGAGCGGCTGGCTGGTGGATCGCTTCGGCGCAAAAGCCGTATACGTGTGGTGCTTCGCAGCGTTCACCTTTTCCTCTGCATTGTGCGGACTGGCGTGGTCGGCGACATCGCTGATCGGATTTCGCGTCTTTCAAGGCATCAGCGGCGGACTTCTTGCGCCCATGGCGCAGATGATGATGGCGCGCTCCGCTGGCAAGCATATGGCGCGCGTAATCGGCTACGCCGCGGTGCCCGTATTGATTGCGCCGATTCTTGGGCCCGTGATCGCGGGCCTGATTTTGCAGCACGCATCATGGCGCTGGTTGTTCCTGGTGAATTTTCCCGTTGGCGTATTGGCGCTGGTGCTTGCCGTCGTTTTTCTTCCGCACGATCGCGAGCAAGCAAGACCGCGCGAACTCGACTGGATAGGTTTGTTGTTGCTTTCGCCGGGCTTGGCGATGTTCCTTTACGCGTCGGACCGCATCGGCGAGCGAATGGGCTTGATCGCCATGACATTATCCGTCGTTTTGCTCGGCCTGTTTTTTTGGAGCGCCAATCGCAAAGGCGACAAAGCGCTGGTCGACCTGCAACTTTTCAAAGGCGGCGTCTTTCCCGTTTCCGCCGTCACGCAATTTCTCTCCAACGGCGCGATGTTTGCGGGACAAATGTTGATTCCGATCTATCTAATACGAGACTGTGGCCGTTCGCCCGGCGATATGGGTTGGCTGCTGGCGCCGCTCGGCCTGGGCATGTTGTGCACGTATCCGATGATGGGCATGTTGACCAGCCGCTTCGGCATTCGAAACGTTGCAGCAGGCGGCGCATTGCTGGCGTTGATCGGAACGTTGCCGCTCGTCTATCTCGCCATTCACACGCTGGCGTTATCGGTTCTCGCCATTGCGTTGTTTATACGCGGCGCGGGCCAGAGCGCGGTCGGCGTACCTTCGATATCGGCTGCGTACGCCTCGGTAAAGCGAACGGAACTGCCCATGGCGACCACATCGCTCAATATCGTGCAGCGCCTCGGTGGCCCCACCTTCACCACGCTTTGCGCGACGTTTTTGGGTTGGCGATTGGCGGCGGAGCCGCTACACGATTCGCCGCTCAGCGCGTATGCATGGGCGTTTGTGCTGCTCTGCGTTTTGCATGCAGGTACCGCTGTCACAGCGTGGCGACTTCCCAAGCCCGCGCTTTAA
- a CDS encoding SDR family oxidoreductase, protein MGKLEGKVAVITGGSSGMALASAKRFVEEGAYVFITGRRQDALDEAVKLIGRNVTAVRGDAANLDDLDRLFDTVKREKGKIDVLYASAGTGEAIPLGEITEQHFDATFGLNTRGTVFTVQKALPLFNDGGSIFMTGSVASVKGFPGYGVYAASKAALRSFARTWLNELKGRNIRVNVLSPGPIATPMQDQVLTEEAKRMFESLIPRGTMGRPEEIATAALFLASDDSSFVNGVDLSVDGGFSAI, encoded by the coding sequence ATGGGAAAGCTTGAAGGTAAGGTTGCAGTCATCACGGGCGGATCGAGCGGCATGGCGCTGGCGAGCGCCAAGCGATTCGTAGAAGAAGGCGCGTACGTTTTCATCACGGGTCGGAGGCAGGACGCGCTCGATGAGGCCGTCAAACTGATCGGCCGGAACGTAACCGCCGTGCGCGGCGATGCAGCCAACCTCGACGACCTCGACCGCCTGTTCGATACCGTCAAACGGGAAAAGGGCAAGATCGACGTCCTATACGCGAGCGCTGGCACCGGCGAAGCCATCCCACTGGGCGAGATCACCGAGCAGCACTTCGATGCGACATTCGGCCTGAATACGCGCGGCACGGTGTTTACGGTTCAAAAGGCTTTGCCGCTGTTCAACGATGGCGGATCGATCTTCATGACCGGCTCGGTTGCTTCGGTAAAAGGTTTTCCCGGTTACGGCGTGTATGCGGCGAGCAAGGCGGCGTTGCGCTCATTCGCACGCACATGGCTCAACGAACTAAAGGGCAGGAATATCCGGGTGAACGTGCTGAGCCCGGGGCCGATTGCCACGCCGATGCAAGACCAAGTTCTCACCGAGGAGGCGAAACGGATGTTCGAGTCCTTGATCCCGCGGGGAACGATGGGACGTCCTGAGGAAATTGCGACGGCCGCGCTGTTTCTCGCTTCAGACGATTCGAGCTTCGTGAATGGAGTGGACTTGTCTGTCGACGGCGGCTTCTCGGCTATCTGA
- a CDS encoding TetR/AcrR family transcriptional regulator: MRADARKNYSHLLAIARDVVTEDGVDASMRDIARRADVGLATLLRHFPTREALFEALLRTNLDALTQRAEELEASNPPDEALISWLREEVAFVHTYRGVVDLMASAHMDPDSALHASCAAVHAAGARLLRRAQAEGTARADIDGEDLFAMMSAFGWLAGQPAFAPRADHLFHVIASAILTNLSSNDKKKATG; this comes from the coding sequence ATGAGAGCCGACGCCAGAAAAAATTACAGCCACCTACTTGCCATCGCCCGCGACGTTGTCACCGAGGATGGTGTCGATGCGTCCATGCGGGATATCGCTCGCCGGGCGGACGTTGGGTTGGCCACGCTGCTTCGCCATTTCCCGACGCGAGAGGCTTTGTTCGAAGCGTTGCTGCGCACGAATCTTGACGCGCTGACACAGAGAGCAGAGGAACTCGAAGCGTCGAATCCACCCGACGAAGCGCTCATATCCTGGCTTCGCGAAGAGGTGGCATTCGTGCATACCTACCGCGGCGTGGTCGACTTGATGGCGAGTGCTCACATGGATCCGGACTCTGCACTTCACGCGTCATGCGCAGCAGTGCACGCAGCAGGCGCGCGACTTCTGCGCCGTGCTCAAGCCGAAGGAACGGCGCGTGCAGATATCGATGGGGAGGACCTGTTTGCCATGATGTCAGCGTTCGGTTGGCTAGCCGGCCAACCCGCATTTGCGCCGCGGGCTGATCATCTCTTTCACGTTATCGCGAGCGCGATCCTGACAAATCTGTCGAGCAACGACAAAAAGAAGGCAACGGGTTGA